One Nicotiana sylvestris chromosome 12, ASM39365v2, whole genome shotgun sequence genomic window carries:
- the LOC138884053 gene encoding protein gar2-like: MTNPQDNPGTPPQPTPSDSSTPPPPSLTLKPRLRRLKMLARKTVISGDLSKKSNEQLKASQAQNSDSTSDSESYKFASKREGPGSSEFEKAQESPSKVSSSLTENLENRFILVGSIRDVELPKLRRSGDIVEESGKKSGGSGSDKATEGLVNLSSQGDEPGSSVVETLASLLKRVGASYDPKKRRTPTPEPPSAPKPSKKQKASSPTPTETSLPKGRATRSRVKQSESDLQKALAKSKKKRMAKGKGKVAESSEAIDIEQMEQAVEPSLAKRTRSVVKSKQVRVSEEEEWSGEEESESDGEQDKLAKFGKRKFLKGRLLKDLMEPRMIRLVDTLAAQG, translated from the exons ATGACAAACCCACAAGACAACCCAGGAACTCCTCCACAGCCCACTCCCTCTGATTCATCTACCCCTCCTCCACCTAGCCTGACTCTCAAACCCAGGCTAAGAAGATTAAAAATGCTTGCTCGCAAAACGGTGATATCTGGTGATCTCTCAAAGAAATCGAATGAGCAATTAAAGGCAAGTCAGGCTCAAAATTCTGATTCTACCTCTGATTCTGAGTCTTACAAATTTGCTAGTAAGCGGGAAGGACCTGGGTCTTCTGAATTTGAGAAGGCTCAAGAATCCCCTTCTAAGGTGAGTTCTTCTTTGACTGAGAATTTAGAAAATAGGTTTATTTTGGTTGGGTCTATTAGGGATGTGGAATTACCTAAGTTacgaaggagtggag ACATTGTTGAAGAAAGTGGCAaaaagtcagggggaagtggttctgatAAAGCTACTGAAGGGTTAGTTAATCTAAGTTCACagggagatgaacctggttcatcagttgtaGAGACCCTAGCAAGCCTTTTGAAAAGGGTAGGTGCAAGTTACgatccaaagaaaaggagaactccCACACCAGAACCCCCTAGTGCTCCTAAACCTTCAAAGAAACAAAAGGCTTCCTCTCCAACACCTACTGAAACTTCCTTGCCAaagggaagagccacaagaagcagggtgaaaCAGAGTGAGAGTGATCTACAAAAGGCTCTGGCTAAAAGTAAGAAGAAAAGGATGGCTAAAGGAAAGGGTAAGGTTGCAGAGTCCTCAGAAGCTATTGATATTGAGCAGATGGAACAG GCTGTTGAACCCTCAttggccaagaggacaaggtctgtAGTAAAAAGTAAACAAGTTAGAGTTTCTGAAGAGGAggaatggagtggtgaagaagaaagtgagtctgatggtgaacaagacaagctggCCAAGTTTGGCAAGAGAAAATTTTTGAAGGGTAGATTGCTGAAAGACCTGATGGAACCAAGAATGATTAGACTGGTGGATACCTTAGCTGCTCAAGGCTAG